In one Bos mutus isolate GX-2022 chromosome 19, NWIPB_WYAK_1.1, whole genome shotgun sequence genomic region, the following are encoded:
- the YWHAE gene encoding 14-3-3 protein epsilon isoform X2, with protein sequence MDDREDLVYQAKLAEQAERYDEMVESMKKVAGMDVELTVEERNLLSVAYKNVIGARRASWRIISSIEQKEENKGGEDKLKMIREYRQMVETELKLICCDILDVLDKHLIPAANTGESKVFYYKMKGDYHRYLAEFATGNDRKEAAENSLVAYKAASDIAMTELPPTHPIRLGLALNFSVFYYEILNSPDRACRLAKAAFDDAIAELDTLSEESYKDSTLIMQLLRDNLTLWTSDMQGDDS encoded by the exons ATGGATGATCGGGAGGATCTGGTGTACCAGGCGAAGCTGGCCGAGCAGGCTGAGCGATACGACG AAATGGTGGAGTCAATGAAGAAAGTAGCAGGGATGGATGTGGAGTTGACAGTTGAAGAAAGAAACCTCCTATCTGTTGCATATAAAAATGTGATTGGAGCTAGAAGAGCTTCCTGGAGAATAATCAGCAGCAttgaacagaaagaagaaaacaagggagGAGAAGACAAACTAAAAATGATTCGGGAATATCGGCAAATG gttgagACTGAGCTAAAGTTAATCTGTTGTGACATTCTGGATGTACTGGACAAACACCTCATTCCAGCAGCTAACACTGGCGAGTCCAAGGTTTTCTATTATAAAAT gaAAGGGGACTACCACAGGTATCTGGCTGAATTTGCCACAGGGAATGACAGGAAGGAGGCTGCGGAGAACAGCCTAGTGGCTTATAAAGCTGCTAGTGATATTGCAATGACAGAACTTCCACCAACACATCCCATTCGCTTAGGTCTTGCTCTCAACTTTTCTGTATTCTACTATGAAATTCTTAATTCCCCTGACCGTGCCTGCAG GTTGGCAAAAGCAGCTTTTGATGATGCAATTGCAGAACTGGACACGCTGAGTGAAGAAAGCTATAAGGACTCTACACTTATCATGCAGTTGTTACGTGATAATCTGACACTATGGACTTCAGACATGCAGGGTGATG
- the YWHAE gene encoding 14-3-3 protein epsilon isoform X1 codes for MDDREDLVYQAKLAEQAERYDEMVESMKKVAGMDVELTVEERNLLSVAYKNVIGARRASWRIISSIEQKEENKGGEDKLKMIREYRQMVETELKLICCDILDVLDKHLIPAANTGESKVFYYKMKGDYHRYLAEFATGNDRKEAAENSLVAYKAASDIAMTELPPTHPIRLGLALNFSVFYYEILNSPDRACRLAKAAFDDAIAELDTLSEESYKDSTLIMQLLRDNLTLWTSDMQGDGEEQNKEALQDVEDENQ; via the exons ATGGATGATCGGGAGGATCTGGTGTACCAGGCGAAGCTGGCCGAGCAGGCTGAGCGATACGACG AAATGGTGGAGTCAATGAAGAAAGTAGCAGGGATGGATGTGGAGTTGACAGTTGAAGAAAGAAACCTCCTATCTGTTGCATATAAAAATGTGATTGGAGCTAGAAGAGCTTCCTGGAGAATAATCAGCAGCAttgaacagaaagaagaaaacaagggagGAGAAGACAAACTAAAAATGATTCGGGAATATCGGCAAATG gttgagACTGAGCTAAAGTTAATCTGTTGTGACATTCTGGATGTACTGGACAAACACCTCATTCCAGCAGCTAACACTGGCGAGTCCAAGGTTTTCTATTATAAAAT gaAAGGGGACTACCACAGGTATCTGGCTGAATTTGCCACAGGGAATGACAGGAAGGAGGCTGCGGAGAACAGCCTAGTGGCTTATAAAGCTGCTAGTGATATTGCAATGACAGAACTTCCACCAACACATCCCATTCGCTTAGGTCTTGCTCTCAACTTTTCTGTATTCTACTATGAAATTCTTAATTCCCCTGACCGTGCCTGCAG GTTGGCAAAAGCAGCTTTTGATGATGCAATTGCAGAACTGGACACGCTGAGTGAAGAAAGCTATAAGGACTCTACACTTATCATGCAGTTGTTACGTGATAATCTGACACTATGGACTTCAGACATGCAGGGTGATG